The Saccharomyces paradoxus chromosome XV, complete sequence DNA window AGTATACTGAACACTGATGTTGAGGCAACTAAAATCGGGCTAAGTGATAGGGAATTGGTTAACTGCATTCTTGAAAGGAAACTTTATCGAATGGGCGATGACCTGAATGAGATGGTTAATGACACGTTAGGGCAAAAAATCTTATTGAAAAGACTGTTCCTCTATTGGTCATTGAGATATAATGACACGGTATCTTTAAACGGAAAACATACGTTCAGTGAAAAATGGGGCGTTAATAATATCTCATTGTTAAAATATAATTCAGAATTGGTAATTACGAATGATATTTAATGAATGGAAATATACATGATATTATCTACCTTGTACATAGGGTTTAAAACAGGAATTCTTTTAAACTTGTTTGGTTTAAATTCAAACAATATTTTAGTGGTGAAGTTTCTTGCTTTTGGAGCAAAGGGCAATGTAACTCTATATTGTATGTATAATGATACTCTtccatatatatagtatatAGATTTTCGTCAAGCgtttcaattgaaaaatgaaaaaaataagaaaaaatagaaaatacaattaaattaattgaaaaaagaagtgaAAATAATTGAGTAGTTCGTATCAAACCTTGTAGGTTTCTAAGTGAGCATTTTCCTCTCTAACCAATGTATGGTGATGGCCAGGCGCTCTAATAACCTTGTTTTTTGAATCCATGGTACAGGCGGCAATGGAGGCGAACCATTCATCATTAAAAATGTCATCTAAGGTAGCTCTTTTCTTAGGATCCACCTGCAGAATACGGGACATGATAGGTCTGGAAGCATGTGGCAGTAGACGTAACAAACGGTATGGGCCatgaataatttttttatggtGAGGTCCTCTATGTTGCTGACTCGATTTACTATCAGAAGCAATACTATGCGGCTTATCCTGATTCTGATGCTGGtgatgttgttgttgttgttgttgttgtagATTGTTTTGGGGAGCAACATCAGGTTTAGCGTTGGCATCAACTTTAGCATTGCACTCCGCTTCGTTGCTGCACTCACCGTTAGCATTGCAATCCGCTTTGTTATCGCAGTCACTGTTAGCATTGCCATCAGCTTTGTTATTGCAATCAGCGTTAGTATGGACATCTGTCTTTTTAGCGTTAGCTGAAACTAGCGTGCTTATATCCTCATTTTTGCCCGCTTTGATGTTGATAGTACCTTCCTTGCCATTATCTGGTGTactttctttatcattattgCTATCCTCGTCTTTGTTCTCTTCGGTGTTTCCCTCCTTAATTTCTGGTTTGTTGCTGTTTTTATCCTGTATAGATGCCGTATTTGgagtttgattttgaactGTTTTCAGGTTTGATTCATGAGCTGGCTGCTGCTGATTAATAGCAGAACAGTCGCTGTGATTCAAAAACCTTTGGcgtttttcctttctttccttcaGTAACTCTTCATGGTGCCTGGCGGATTCTACATAGTCATGTTCTATGTCATCTGGCATACAATATAATCTAAAATTATCGTCAGAATCTCTTGGGGCCTTCCATGGAAATCTTTTCAGCATCATACAACAGTATATGATCCCAATAGACCATATGTCGACGCATTGAGGATCATAAGATTTGGTGGACGTAATTACCTCCGGCGCTAAGTAAGGATCACTACCCACGATTCCGTGAGCCATCGTTACACCATCTTCAAAAGGATATCTAAATACAACAGCACTACCAAAGTCAATTAGTTTCAGAATACCCTGAGAAGTCATGACACAATTATCTAACTTCAAATCTCTGTGTGCCAAACCCATGGAATGTAAATATTTAACACCTTCAGTCAATTGTTTCAAACAACAATTGATCTCGCCACGGGACATTTTACCCGTCATAACAACggcaaaaaaatcaatcgGACAGTATTCCATGACTTCATaatatttgttttgtttggAATCAGAGAAAACGTCAACAGTTTCGATAACGTTTGGATGATGTAGAGTCGAACCGATACAAAATTCTGCTGTGCATTTCTTGGCATACTCTTTCACACTTTCATTCGGTTTCCTTGGCCTAAATTCTTTAACGGCAAAAGTAGCACCATCAGTGGGTCTCACAAGAACTTTAACGGACCCGCCTGCACCGGAACCCAATAATTTACCTAATTTCCCGTATTTCTGGGCCAGAATACAGTCATCGTgatatatattaatattattagaCAAAGATAGGATGGAGTCGGTACTTGGCGGTATAGCAGACTGTGTATGAGCATAGTGGTCTGTAAAGCCATGAGGATGCTGAGCACGATAGTGATTATTTAAGTTGACTGTAGAAGTTGATTTTGAAGGTGGGGGGGAATGGGTGCTATGTTTCTTTGAACGAAGTTGGGACATGGatagttttttatttacagaGGGTCTGAAAAACCTTTTCAATTCTGCCATGGAGTGAGTTTGTTTTGGTGATGCGGGGGAAGTATAATCATGGAGCCCATGAGAGATATTATGGTGGTGATTTGTTTCGtagttattattataattGTTTGTTGAGATACTGGTTGCATTGGAATGGCTGTGGGTATTGTTATTGAGATTTGTTGTAGTATAATTTGTAGTGGTTGTGGTAGATTTCATGGAATCCGTAGATTTCTCGCTTCTTAATGAGTCATTACTTTGTTTCCTACCAATGAAGtttaaaaaagatttaGAGCTTCTGATCAACTGCGGCGGGTTATTAGACGAATTTTCACGGTCATGGTGATGGTCATTATGATGACCGTGGAACGGATTTCTCGACAACAAATTAGGCATCTTTATACGGGAAGCAATTCGACCGtattattataattattagagtattattattttcaatcaGATCAATTTTTAGCAGTGGCTCCAAGTGGTAGTCAAACGCTACTATTGTATTTAATTTCGCCCTGAAACGAGTCTTGAAAATCGACGTATATTGTTTACTagtatcctttttttattactctCACAGTTTTCTTTATGAAAATGTGGAAACTCTTAAATCTGGAAATTCTTCACGATTCTAGAAAAATAGGaggtgaagaagatttctaaactttttgaaaaaaacgggaaaagaaagagacccaaaaaaagtgaaaaaactGTGTGTATGAAATGTAAACGAACTTTGCTCCTACTGGAAAAAACTCCTTTAAGCGGGTGTGAATTATCTTGGGCTTACTTGTCTGTGAAGCAGTTGTATAAATGGCTCTATATGTTAATTCTCACTTTATCTCTCTTATAGATTTGTTACTGTGAATATATAGCCAAATAGAACTAggcgaagaaaaagaaaaggggCGAGCGACGACGTAGGGGTCAGGTAGAAGAGTAGGGCACTTATTGGCGATATAAAAGACAAAAAGCACTAATGCAAGAGAGTGGTGAGcgaaaggaaaataaagaaaggcTACGTTATTGACGGATATATGAATCAAGACACAAGACTATTTTGTATAGTAAGCAGAACCGGCTTGTGTTTGTGATTCATGGATCAACGAGACGGTAGCGAATAAGCACCAAcggaaaaaagaaaacacaCGCATACATGCACGTacaagataaaaaaagcacAGGCGTGGTGGTAGTATTGGGATAACCAGGCACACGCTACTGCGAGATACCAAAAGACCCTTCCCGTAAACCGCTCGGATAAACCGAATTTGTCCTTTAGCGTGACACGGATTATACGCGGGGGTCCGGCGACACAAGCCACGGCCCGTCCCGTCCGCGTGGTTTTTAATTCTGGCTCCACGTAGTAGATTTTGTAGCTTGCCTTTTTTCCGGCTTCTAGAAACTGGGAAAaccataaaaaaaatgggaaggaaaaagacaaaaacCATTCAAGTCTTGCGTGCcgagaatttttcttttctctttcttgttttcaacTCACTCAGTAGCAGCCGCTGAGTACCCGGATGGTCGTCATGGTAACGGCAGCTTGACGGTagataaataaaatgaatgacaatGTTTCAGTATATCTTGGTAAATTACAATTAAATTTTAGAACGGCTTCCTGAAAAAACGCTTTCGCCTGGCTCTTGAGTTTATTTCAATTCCCTTTAGGGAATATGTTCTGGTTTTGCGCTGTGGGATGTGGgtgttttgaaatattttttgttagCAAATTGTGCATATCGCacttgtttctttttatttagcAAGTGTAAACGTAGTAATACGTAATCTTACTATGGGGCCATTGTCACCCAGAACCATTGATAAAGTAGCTAGGTTCCTCGTCCGGTTGTTAGTATAAACCTGTGCGTGCATAAGTGTAGGAAAAAAGGTAGAAATGAATGATTGGCAACAGCAGCTCCCTTTAACAGGtacacaaaaaaatgagcTCGATAAAAGTGTCCTGCGGTATTTGAATTGGAATTACAAACAAACTGTACGGCATGAGCATGTCCAAAATTATGAAAGCGTTAGACATGCGATTGTAACTCTATCAACGTTCCTGTTGCAAGAATCAGTAGACCGGCAAGAATTCATCAGTAACAATGACACCAACAACGAAAGTATAGTAGACATTGATGAATTACTATTACCGAAGAAGTGGAACTCAATTGTTagattacaaaaaaaaattatcgaGTTGGAACAGAATACAGAGACTCTTGTATCTCAGATTAAAGATTTGAACTCTCAAGTGTCAGAACTAGCACAATTTATGCCTCCCACTCGTAATGGCACCGGCGCACAGAATGTTTTGAAATGGGTGCCGAAAAATCTACCAAGCTGTTTAATTAATGTTGAATCATCTGTTACATCCGTCAAACTGCACCCCAATTTGCCTATAGTGTTTGTGGCCACAGATCATGGGAAGTTATACGCATTTGATCTATTTAACTACACTATCCCTCTGGCGTCCTTGCAAAGCCATACCAAGGCAATTACTTCCATGGACGTTTTATTTACCAATTTCACAAAGTCcagcaagaaaaattacTTGGTGATAGTTACCGCATCTAAAGATTTGCAGATTCATGTTTTCAAATGGATCTCTGACGAATGCAAATTCCAACAACTTAGATCTTTATTGGGCCATGAACATATCGTCTCTGCAGTAAAAATCTGgcagaaaaataatgatatcCATATAGCGTCTTGTTCCAGAGATCAAACTGTAAAGGTTTGGGACTTTCACAATGGTTGGTCCTTGAAAACTTTTCAGCCTCACTCCCAGTGGGTACGCTCCATAGACGTTCTAGGCGACTATATCATCTCCGGATCCCATGATACCACATTAAGATTAACACATTGGCCATCAGGTAATGGTCTCAGCGTTGGCACGGGTCATGAATTTCCCATAGAGAAAGTGAAATTCATTCATTTCATCGAAGACCCTCCAAACGCAAGGTTTAGAACACCATCAACGGCTCAATATAAAAACTGGGGGGTGCAGTATTGTGTCTCAGCATCAAGAGATAGAACGGTAAAAATTTGGGAGATACCTCTGCCTACATTAATGGCCCATAGAGCACCCATACCAAATCCTACAGACTCAAATTTTAGATGTGTTCTTACGTTGAAGGGGCATCTTTCATGGGTTAGAGATATTAGTATTCGAGGCCAGTACTTGTTTTCTTGTGCTGATGACAAATCTGTCAGATGTTGGGATCTGAACACGGGGCAATGTTTACATACCTGGGAAGGGTTGCATACAGGATTTATCAACTGCTTAGACCTGGATGTTGATTTTGATCCTAATGTTAACCCAAGGCAAATAATGGTCACCGGCGGTTTGGATTGCAAGTCTAACGTCTTCATGAGATAACTTGGCTTTCATATACCTTTTTCccctttttttggttttttttttttactttggTTGATATTTTAAATACTTTACTGAATTAGTATtgataatatataataaaatttaCTTACTATATAGTAGAAtcatttattatttaatcAAGTATTCAAATGTTTCGCTTTTGAAATGCCCTCGAATCTTAACTTGAAGCAGAGGAGCTTGCACTAGCAACAGCGACTTCCATGTCTTTATACTCGAAAGCGAATGGTTCATATGGTAAACCTTCACCTACGAAAAACTTGGACATAGATTCAACCCAGTGTAAACGTAAGGAATGAAGCATGGCAGATGTACCTTCCATCAAAACTAGGACGGCACAT harbors:
- the HRK1 gene encoding putative serine/threonine protein kinase HRK1 (Protein kinase~similar to YOR267C), which gives rise to MPNLLSRNPFHGHHNDHHHDRENSSNNPPQLIRSSKSFLNFIGRKQSNDSLRSEKSTDSMKSTTTTTNYTTTNLNNNTHSHSNATSISTNNYNNNYETNHHHNISHGLHDYTSPASPKQTHSMAELKRFFRPSVNKKLSMSQLRSKKHSTHSPPPSKSTSTVNLNNHYRAQHPHGFTDHYAHTQSAIPPSTDSILSLSNNINIYHDDCILAQKYGKLGKLLGSGAGGSVKVLVRPTDGATFAVKEFRPRKPNESVKEYAKKCTAEFCIGSTLHHPNVIETVDVFSDSKQNKYYEVMEYCPIDFFAVVMTGKMSRGEINCCLKQLTEGVKYLHSMGLAHRDLKLDNCVMTSQGILKLIDFGSAVVFRYPFEDGVTMAHGIVGSDPYLAPEVITSTKSYDPQCVDIWSIGIIYCCMMLKRFPWKAPRDSDDNFRLYCMPDDIEHDYVESARHHEELLKERKEKRQRFLNHSDCSAINQQQPAHESNLKTVQNQTPNTASIQDKNSNKPEIKEGNTEENKDEDSNNDKESTPDNGKEGTINIKAGKNEDISTLVSANAKKTDVHTNADCNNKADGNANSDCDNKADCNANGECSNEAECNAKVDANAKPDVAPQNNLQQQQQQQHHQHQNQDKPHSIASDSKSSQQHRGPHHKKIIHGPYRLLRLLPHASRPIMSRILQVDPKKRATLDDIFNDEWFASIAACTMDSKNKVIRAPGHHHTLVREENAHLETYKV
- the PAC1 gene encoding Pac1p (similar to YOR269W); translated protein: MNDWQQQLPLTGTQKNELDKSVLRYLNWNYKQTVRHEHVQNYESVRHAIVTLSTFLLQESVDRQEFISNNDTNNESIVDIDELLLPKKWNSIVRLQKKIIELEQNTETLVSQIKDLNSQVSELAQFMPPTRNGTGAQNVLKWVPKNLPSCLINVESSVTSVKLHPNLPIVFVATDHGKLYAFDLFNYTIPLASLQSHTKAITSMDVLFTNFTKSSKKNYLVIVTASKDLQIHVFKWISDECKFQQLRSLLGHEHIVSAVKIWQKNNDIHIASCSRDQTVKVWDFHNGWSLKTFQPHSQWVRSIDVLGDYIISGSHDTTLRLTHWPSGNGLSVGTGHEFPIEKVKFIHFIEDPPNARFRTPSTAQYKNWGVQYCVSASRDRTVKIWEIPLPTLMAHRAPIPNPTDSNFRCVLTLKGHLSWVRDISIRGQYLFSCADDKSVRCWDLNTGQCLHTWEGLHTGFINCLDLDVDFDPNVNPRQIMVTGGLDCKSNVFMR